In Triticum aestivum cultivar Chinese Spring chromosome 5B, IWGSC CS RefSeq v2.1, whole genome shotgun sequence, the following proteins share a genomic window:
- the LOC123114323 gene encoding uncharacterized protein: protein MCKRNHSKQPPPRHSTHPPGPSVDQDSTTAGDMLATGELQSLAPQLDFLELAKLLRLKVAGEPFPHSFIHELNAYSAAPADLVRGRDPAPGTGQAGDGKGMAWYFYSPVNWHDSAGGAPRRNRQVGGGGERRFWHPEGGEKPILGPDSKPVGAYWRTLSYVLKINNPPGAKKSFRNKRLGWCMVEIGLQQQQDGAAGQQWELCKVYRSPSPRSTADPVETSTAAAAGAQGILPAAGNGVSGAEGRPHDSALEGEAIPEVLGGDMPCPPAPPSALCDYNVHFPGVNRSPALLIAPASIHGTLAIMKKTDAASAAATVVMKLDGSSIPSAERMKEMANLVLGFESPVVVVSAMGNTASNILLAAWKALSCDLQEASEIDEFKNIRELHLRTVDELGLDSSTVSGSLDQLEQHLQYAAMTKEMTSMTRDCLVSVCEGTSTKMFFEYLNKLGKGAVQEWELHTVAAFGSDGNDLAAAIIGRDLGLEEIQVWKDQDIFTCDTNVCAKAIPVPYLTFDEAAELGFFSAQSIQLATECGISVRVKNSFNPEAPGTLITKTRDTTKSALSSIALKSNITILDIQRTGTLDQSAFVEKAISKFKYFEYLGISVDWVATSENMSFTLVPSKPLSQDLIQLALDNAVKELGKIATVHQRQDISAICLIGNPQMSLPILGKVLNVLGSNNFDIEKVPRGSPKVANVSLVVRDNAAERCVQLLHSVFFELNGCPVPVNSQAAASGSSDKRKADGDHPDAPTGVRREMAETESLVPEELERSLLSNDETLQLEFQKFLSDDRNYEPSGLLDNVWTHQDDEPPSYVWTHQDDELPSYVFQTHQDDEPPSYVFQTQGGPPPRRLRLLYGVPSSHRLQEVLNVPPRTPQEVGALIRIHRGVRSRMCLAISFFQNMDYLGISINWVATSEGKMPLTLVTSELLSQALIQPALEEAGKELQNTPAVHGLYNRSVISLTGNAQLSPSNLRKVLNVLGSSPVVVEKVSQGSSKVAKISLVVHGNVAQHYGEVLRSAFFKNPVDSSAPSSYGVKKNTEDPPSGGFSEAGISKISERVRRLAID, encoded by the exons ATGTGCAAGCGCAACCACAGCAAGCAGCCTCCACCCCGGCACTCCACGCACCCCCCTGGCCCCTCCGTCGATCAAGATTCAACAACTGCCGGCGACATGTTGGCCACCGGCGAGCTGCAATCCCTGGCTCCCCAGCTGGATTTCCTCGAGCTGGCCAAGCTTCTCCGGCTCAAGGTCGCCGGAGAGCCATTTCCTCACAGCTTCATCCACGAGCTGAACGCCTACTCCGCTGCCCCCGCGGACCTCGTCCGCGGCCGTGACCCCGCTCCGGGCACCGGCCAAGCTGGCGACGGCAAAGGGATGGCGTGGTACTTCTACAGCCCCGTCAATTGGCACGACAGCGCGGGTGGCGCGCCGAGGCGGAACCGccaggtcggcggcggcggagagcgGAGGTTCTGGCACCCGGAGGGTGGCGAGAAGCCCATTCTGGGCCCGGACAGTAAACCCGTTGGGGCGTACTGGCGCACGCTCTCGTACGTGCTCAAGATCAATAATCCGCCAGGTGCTAAAAAATCATTCAGAAACAAAAGGCTGGGCTGGTGCATGGTCGAGATTGGCCTCCAGCAGCAGCAGGACGGCGCCGCCGGCCAGCAGTGGGAGCTCTGCAAGGTGTACAGGTCGCCCTCGCCTCGCAGTACGGCGGATCCGGTCGAAACatccacggccgccgccgccggcgcacaGGGCATCCTCCCGGCTGCCGGTAACGGCGTATCTGGAGCTGAAGGCCGGCCGCATGACTCGGCGCTGGAGGGCGAAGCGATTCCGGAGGTGCTCGGCGGCGATATGCCATGTCCTCCGGCACCGCCATCTGCTTTGTGTGACTACAATGTCCATTTCCCCGGGGTCAACCGGAGCCCAGCTCTCCTCATCGCCCCCGCCTCCATACACGGAACTCTTGCAATTATGAAGAAGACCGATGCTGCGTCGGCGGCGGCAACCGTCGTAATGAAGCTCGATGGTTCATCGATACCGTCGGCCGAGCGGATGAAGGAGATGGCCAACCTCGTCCTCGGTTTCGAGAGTCCGGTGGTTGTTGTGTCGGCCATGGGGAACACCGCCAGCAACATTCTCCTG GCCGCATGGAAGGCACTGAGCTGCGACCTCCAAGAGGCGAGCGAAATCGACGAGTTCAAGAACATAAGGGAGCTGCATCTCAG GACGGTTGATGAGCTTGGATTAGATAGCTCAACTGTTTCAG GTTCACTGGATCAGCTGGAACAACATCTTCAGTATGCAGCTATGACAAAAGAGATGACTTCTATGACACGAGATTGCCTTGTTTCTGTCTGTGAAGGCACGTCTACGAAAATGTTTTTCGAGTATCTAAATAAACTTGGGAAAGGAGCGGTACAG GAATGGGAATTGCATACCGTCGCTGCTTTTGGAAGTGATGGAAATGACTTGGCTGCAGCTATCATTGGCAGAGACTTGGGATTAGAAGAAATACAG GTTTGGAAGGATCAAGACATCTTCACGTGCGATACTAATGTTTGTGCAAAGGCAATACCAGTACCCTACTTGACTTTTGATGAGGCAGCTGAACTTGGGTTCTTTAGCGCACAG TCAATCCAACTGGCTACGGAATGTGGAATATCAGTAAGAGTTAAGAACTCGTTCAATCCTGAAGCACCGGGTACTCTGATTACTAAGACAAGAGATACAACCAAG AGTGCATTATCCAGCATTGCGTTGAAATCAAATATTACCATTCTGGACATACAGAGGACAGGTACTCTGGACCAGAGTGCTTTTGTAGAAAAG GCCATTTCAAAATTTAAATATTTTGAATATTTGGGCATCTCTGTCGATTGGGTGGCTACTAGTGAAAATATGTCATTTACACTAGTTCCGTCAAAACCTTTGAGTCAGGATTTGATCCAGCTG GCGCTTGATAATGCAGTTAAAGAACTTGGAAAAATTGCAACTGTTCATCAACGACAGGACATATCAGCCATCTGCCTAATAGGGAACCCGCAGATGTCGTTACCCATTCTTGGGAAG GTGCTCAATGTTCTAGGGAGCAACAATTTTGATATTGAGAAGGTCCCCCGAGGGTCGCCCAAG GTGGCGAATGTTTCTTTGGTTGTCCGTGACAATGCGGCAGAACgctgtgtacaactcctccattcTGTATTCTTTGAGCTTAACGGCTGCCCGGTCCCGGTGAACTCACAAGCTGCAGCATCGGGCTCGAGCGACAAGAGAAAGGCGGATGGCGACCACCCGGATGCTCCAACGGGCGTGCGTCGGGAAATGGCGGAGACGGAATCCCTGGTTCCTGAAGAGTTGGAGCGCTCGTTGTTGTCGAACGACGAAACTCTGCAGTTGGAGTTCCAAAAGTTTCTTTCGGACGATCGAAACTACGAACCATCTGGTTTACTGGATAACGTGTGGACTCATcaggatgatgaaccaccaagCTACGTGTGGACTCATCAGGATGATGAACTACCAAGCTACGTGTTCCAGACTCATcaggatgatgaaccaccaagCTACGTGTTCCAGACGCAAGGGGGGCCGCCGCCGCGTAGGTTGAGGCTTCTCTACGGCGTACCCTCCAGCCACCGCTTGCAAGAGGTGCTCAATGTTCCACCGCGGACGCCTCAAGAAGTCGGCGCACTCATCCGCATTCACCGCGGGGTGCGCTCGCGAATGTGCCTG GCCATCTCATTTTTTCAAAATATGGATTATTTGGGCATCTCTATCAATTGGGTGGCTACTAGTGAAGGCAAGATGCCGCTTACACTTGTTACATCAGAACTGTTGAGTCAGGCATTGATCCAACCG GCGCTTGAAGAGGCAGGCAAAGAGCTTCAGAATACCCCAGCCGTTCATGGACTGTACAACAGATCAGTCATTTCCTTGACAGGGAACGCCCAGTTGTCGCCAAGCAATCTTCGAAAG GTGCTCAATGTTCTAGGGAGCAGCCCTGTTGTGGTCGAGAAGGTATCTCAAGGCTCGTCCAAG GTGGCTAAGATTTCCTTGGTGGTCCATGGCAATGTGGCGCAACACTATGGAGAAGTCCTCCGTTCAGCATTCTTTAAGAACCCAGTGGATTCATCCGCGCCGTCAAGCTACGGCGTCAAGAAGAACACAGAGGATCCACCCTCCGGCGGGTTCTCTGAAGCCGGGATCAGTAAGATATCCGAAAGGGTGCGTCGCCTGGCAATCGACTAA
- the LOC123114324 gene encoding uncharacterized protein, with product MSMSMATTTLLRLAPLPPHPRLLAPTSKKPALLAPLGSGRRALRLARAAGDGLVDQTVYNGVYGPWSVDDADVREVLLYRAGLVTAAASFLVAASGSFLPEGNAVGDAVRRGADLFFAAGAGGLGLSLVLIHIYVTPIKRFLQALWAVGVLGSVGTYALAARPLDEGLVRYVLEHPGAMWFVGPTFAALTGLVFKEGLCYGKLEAGILTFVIPILLLGHLSGLMNDGTKMSLLGVWMALFTVFAARKFQQPIKDDIGDKSVFIFNALPEEEKKALLQRLEAPTEQKFD from the exons ATGTCCATGTCCATGGCCACCACCACCCTCCTCCGgctcgcgccgctgccgccgcacccCCGCCTCCTCGCCCCGACCTCCAAGAAGCCCGCCCTCCTCGCGCCCCTCGGCAGCGGCCGCCGCGCCCTGCGGCTCGCGAGGGCCGCCGGCGACGGGCTCGTGGACCAGACCGTCTACAACGGCGTGTACGGGCCCTGGTCGGTGGACGACGCCGACGTGCGGGAGGTGCTGCTGTACCGGGCCGGGCTGGTCACGGCCGCCGCCTCCTTCCTGGTGGCCGCCTCGGGGTCGTTCCTGCCGGAGGGGAACGCGGTCGGCGACGCCGTCCGGCGGGGCGCCGACCTCTTCTTCGCCGCCGGGGCAGGGGGGCTCGGGCTGTCGCTCGTGCTGATCCACATCTACGTCACCCCCATCAAGCGGTTCCTCCAGGCGCTCTGGGCGGTCGGCGTGCTCGGCTCCGTCGGCACCTACGCCCTCGCCGCGCGGCCGCTCGACGAGGGGCTCGTCCGGTACGTGCTGGAGCACCCCGGGGCGATGTGGTTCGTCGGCCCGACCTTCGCGGCGCTCACAGGCCTCGTCTTCAAGGAAG GTCTCTGCTATGGAAAATTAGAAGCTGGTATCTTAACGTTTGTCatccccatccttcttcttggacacCTG TCTGGTTTGATGAACGACGGGACAAAAATGAGCCTCTTAGGAGTGTGGATGGCGCTCTTCACCGTGTTCGCCGCGAGGAAATTCCAGCAGCCCATCAAG GACGACATTGGCGACAAGTCGGTTTTCATATTCAACGCCCTCCCCGAAGAGGAAAAGAAGGCTCTGCTGCAGAGGCTTGAGGCACCAACTGAGCAGAAGTTCGATTAA